The following coding sequences lie in one Apium graveolens cultivar Ventura chromosome 3, ASM990537v1, whole genome shotgun sequence genomic window:
- the LOC141713767 gene encoding uncharacterized protein LOC141713767 produces MLTSGLITPYRGVRYHLKEYSARNPPQNPKELFNLRHASLRNAIERAFGVLKKRFEILSSSTEANYSHRAQKLIIIACCILHNYLMSTDPDEELIAEVDAELANQNVSHDNYRATRSDNEEAVQGELIRDNLATQMWTDYQNDILS; encoded by the coding sequence ATGTTGACAAGTGGGCTTATTACCCCTTATAGAGGAGTTCGCTATCACTTGAAAGAATATTCTGCAAGAAATCCTCCACAAAATCCTAAAGAATTGTTTAATCTTCGACACGCGTCATTACGCAATGCAATTGAAAGAGCCTTTGGTGTCCTGAAAAAAAGATTTGAGATTTTATCTAGTTCAACGGAGGCAAATTATAGTCATAGAGCTCAAAAACTCATTATCATTGCATGTTGCATTTTACATAATTACTTAATGAGCACAGACCCAGATGAAGAACTTATAGCTGAAGTAGATGCTGAGCTTGCTAATCAGAATGTTTCACATGATAATTATCGAGCTACAAGAAGTGATAATGAGGAGGCTGTTCAAGGAGAGCTTATTAGAGATAATTTAGCAACTCAAATGTGGACAGATTATCAAAATGATATTTTGAGCTAA